One genomic window of Ornithorhynchus anatinus isolate Pmale09 chromosome 10, mOrnAna1.pri.v4, whole genome shotgun sequence includes the following:
- the AQP5 gene encoding aquaporin-5: protein MRKEVCSLAFLRAVFSEFLATAIFVFFGLGSALKWPSALPSILQISLAFGLAIGTLVQALGPVSGAHVNPAISIALLLGNQISLLRALFYVAAQLVGAIVGAGILYGVTPVNARGNLAVNSLNNNTSLGQAVVVEMILTFQLALCIFSSTDSRRSAPLGSPALSIGLSVTLGHLVGIYFTGCSMNPARSLGPAVIMKRFSTAHWVFWVGPIVGAALAALFYFYLLFPNSLSLEDRVAIVKGSYEPEEDWEEQREDQREERKKTMELTCQ, encoded by the exons ATGAGGAAGGAGGTGTGTTCCCTGGCCTTCCTCAGAGCCGTCTTCTCCGAGTTCCTGGCCACCGCCATCTTCGTCTTCTTCGGCCTGGGCTCAGCCCTCAAGTGGCCGTCGGCGCTGCCCAGCATCCTGCAGATCTCGTTGGCCTTCGGGCTGGCCATCGGCACGCTGGTGCAGGCCCTGGGCCCGGTCAGCGGAGCCCACGTCAACCCGGCCATCAGCATCGCCCTGCTCCTGGGGAACCAGATCTCGCTGCTGCGGGCCCTCTTCTACGTGGCCGCCCAGCTGGTGGGGGCCATCGTCGGGGCCGGGATCCTCTACGGCGTCACTCCTGTCAATGCCCGCGGGAACCTCGCCGTCAACTCT ctcaACAACAACACGTCATTGGGCCAGGCCGTCGTGGTAGAGATGATCTTGACATTCCAGCTGGCCCTCTGCATCTTCTCCTCCACGGACAGCCGGCGGTCCGCGCCCCTGGGCTCTCCGGCCCTGTCCATCGGCCTCTCCGTCACCCTGGGTCATCTGGTCGGG ATCTACTTCACAGGCTGTTCCATGAATCCCGCCCGCTCCTTGGGGCCGGCCGTCATCATGAAGCGCTTCAGCACCGCGCATTGG GTGTTCTGGGTGGGTCCCATCGTTGGGGCGGCCCTGGCTGCCTTGTTCTATTTCTACCTGCTGTTTCCCAACTCGCTGAGCCTGGAGGACCGCGTGGCCATCGTCAAGGGCTCCTACGAGCCCGAAGAGGACTGGGAAGAGCAgcgggaggaccagagggaggagCGGAAAAAGACCATGGAGCTGACCTGCCAGTGA
- the AQP2 gene encoding aquaporin-2, translating to MWELRSVAFSRAVLAEFLATLLFVFFGLGSALDWPLALPSVPQIALAFGLAIGTLVQALGHVSGAHINPAVTVACLVGCRVSVLRAACYVAAQLLGAVAGAALLHQLTPPDIRGNLAINKLSNNTTSGQAVTVELFLTLQLVLCVFASTDEQRGDTLGSPALSIGFSVVLGHLLGIHYTGCSMNPARSLAPAVIVGKFDDHWVFWIGPLVGAILGSLIYNYLLFPHALSLSERLATLKGLEPDVDWEEREARRRQSVELHSPQTLPRGNKV from the exons atgTGGGAGCTCCGGTCGGTCGCCTTCTCCCGCGCGGTCCTGGCCGAGTTCCTGGCCACCCTCCTCTTCGTCTTCTTCGGGCTGGGTTCGGCCCTGGACTGGCCGTTGGCCCTGCCCAGCGTGCCGCAGATCGCGCTGGCCTTCGGGCTGGCCATCGGCACGCTGGTGCAGGCCCTGGGCCACGTGAGCGGCGCCCACATCAACCCGGCCGTGACCGTGGCCTGCCTGGTGGGCTGCCGCGTCTCCGTCCTGCGAGCCGCCTGCTACGTGGCCGCCCAGCTGCTGGGGGCCGTGGCCGGAGCCGCCCTGCTCCACCAGCTCACCCCGCCGGACATCCGTGGAAACCTGGCCATCAACAAG CTGAGCAATAACACGACGTCGGGACAGGCGGTCACAGTGGAGCTGTTCCTGACGCTGCAACTCGTCCTCTGCGTCTTCGCCTCCACCGACGAGCAGCGCGGCGACACCTTGGGCTCCCCCGCCCTCTCCATCGGCTTCTCCGTGGTCCTCGGCCACTTGTTGGGG ATCCACTACACCGGCTGTTCCATGAACCCTGCCCGCTCCCTGGCGCCGGCTGTCATCGTGGGCAAGTTTGACGATCACTGG gTCTTCTGGATCGGGCCGCTGGTGGGGGCCATCCTGGGCTCCCTCATCTACAACTACCTCCTGTTCCCGCACGCCCTGAGCCTGTCCGAGCGCCTGGCCACGCTCAAGGGGTTGGAGCCGGACGTggactgggaggagagggaggcccgGAGACGCCAGTCGGTGGAGCTCCACTCGCCCCAGACCCTGCCTCGGGGGAACAAAGTCTGA